Genomic window (Macadamia integrifolia cultivar HAES 741 unplaced genomic scaffold, SCU_Mint_v3 scaffold_19A, whole genome shotgun sequence):
CTTAGTAAATGAGCTCTATACAAACTCTAAGTGGACTATAAATAGGCTTTGAACATGTCAGTCTAAGTCAGGTTATTAATCAATCGATGCCGGTTAAACATTCTTGGAATAGCCCTCTTGCATTGAGACTGATCGAATCAGGTCGAGTAAGTATCAAACGAGCTAGCTGGTTTGGGGTTTAAACTGTTGGACTCGATTGGGCTTGAAATTGGCACCCACAGAATGGAGAATGgcacagtctctctctctctctctctctctctctctctctctctctctctctctctgagagaATGGGGTTTTGAGAAAAGCCATAGGAACGTGAGACGTTTTCTTTGATGGACAATGCTTGAGGATTAGAATTACCTCCCTCATAACAAATTAAAAAGTTTCCCTAAACGGTCCACCTGGAAAGGGATCGTTTTGAGGATTCTAATCAAACCATGATCAACATAGAGGGAAGAGGGTACCTTAATTCAAACCCTGAAACAAACAAATCCACCCATCAAGTAGTTAACCATAACTATTAATTTGCAACCATTGCTACAGTACTCATGTTCTCAACAGTAACTGcaatataaacaaaaaaaaaaccagaaaaaagacATGAATAGAATCGGTCAGTTTCTTGCATTAATCCATGTGTGTGAGAGAACTGAGATAGAGGAATCATGGGAGAGGCGTACGCGGGCTGAGACAAAGGTATTTACGTGCGAATTTGCACAGAGAAGGATCAGGAGGAGGCTGAGGAGATCTCTTAAGAACAGAGAAACAAAAACCCCTAGTGGAATCATCCCAGAACATCCCAATCATATCGCCATTCctaagttttcttttcttcacgaACTCTGAAATCCAGTTCAACCCAAGCTTATAAGATCCGTTGCTCTTCCACGTCTTGAAACTCAACAAATGGAGGCTTCCTTCATCCAAATCCTCCACCCAAACCTTGTGTCCTCCATTACTCCATTCCACATCATGGAGTTCTTGGGAATTAAGGTGTGGAAGCAcattcttcttcacttgatcaCCTGGTAATATCACTCTACTAAGACCATTGAGATCACTTTTCGTCAGCTTCTTCTTCACAGTCCATGGATCATTGCCTAGCTTCAACTTCAATGGATCAtcatcaccttcttcttctcttcctctttttttttctcctcgtTTTCTCTTCATTGCCATCTCTTCTTTTAGCTTACAATTGGGTAACAAAACAATTTGTGAAGATCTTTTAAACTCGTCCAAAGTTATTAATTTGTGAAGATCTTTTGAACTTGCTAATTTGGAAGGTTTCCTACTTTTCTTGAACTctaaaaattcaattttaaagAATGAAGTGTTACCATATTAATCAAACCCTCTATTGCTTCACCTCCAAGCCACAGGTAGTAGATAacgattatttttattttagtttgtgCCTGATTTCTTCTTATAGTCCATCCGGTTTTTTATCAACTGATGTGGCAATCCAGCCGGGTGGACCGGGCATGGTATTAATATCGTGGGCTGGGCTAAAGCTTGGATCTGAAATGCAACGCAATTGGACTTTCTCTACTTTTAGTTCAATTTTGTCATGAGCTTGGGCCGTTTGTGAACAATCTTTTTGTCATGGGTTGGGGTCACTTGTGGGTTTATTGGGCCTATATCTAAATAGTAGAAGGTTAGATACATGTATATATGAAAGGCTACTTATATGTCTCTACACTAAGACGTGAACTCTAAGGTACAGATTTGGAATCTTTCTCTAAAGATTGAATCCTCACGGTTGAAATAAATGTACCTCTTTTAAGGGCAGCCTTGAAAGAGCATAAAAAAGTGTaacctagtgcatgaggctcccactactacAGGGTCTGGGAGAAGGGCAAGTGTGCAtaaccttaccccctgcttcgtaGAAGAGGCTTAAAAGAGCATCTTACCTCTATATAAAAGGTTGCCCATAAGACTTTGGCATTCAATTTTAGTACTCTCTCCCTTGACTATGCCCTGCAGttggtttcttcatttttttcccccccttctttttgtttatgagTTTGAGCACAAGCAAGGGAATTCTGGCACTTTAGCTTGGACTCATGAACATACATATTTAGCTAATTTGAATCGATGGAGAGATAAACTAGCGTCTCTTTCTATTGTGTAAGCAAGATTGTAGGGTATGCAATTTTGTTTTATCTTGGGAGACTAGTTCACACCGATCCAATTGCACTAGTAATTATGGTCAGCGAAGGTCTTAAAGAGAGTGACCGATTATGCGTTTCTAGTGAAGGACGTGATACATTCAATTTTGCTTCATCAACATTGTTTCATAGTAGTGATCAGTCACATTAGCTTCCTTTGTTGGATATGGGTATCCATCAAACCAACTGCTGCGCGATTGGGTTCCTGCCAAAGTCCTTGCCTTAAGAGAACGATATCGTATCTACTCCTACACTTATGCCTCCTCACTTCAATGGTACCTTTTGTTTGGTATCTCTTTTCTCACCTCAACCCCCCAATGTCTTTTTCTCAATAGACGAAATTAATATCCTTCATCCTACAACTTAACAAAAGTATGAAGGatggaaaccaaaatcaaattgttCATTGAAATttcatcacaaaaaaaaaataataataataaaataaaataaaataaaaaataaaaaaatcattgaatGGTTCTAATatcccaaatccaaatcaaataataaaagatTGCGGTTAAACGGCTAGTATTAGTTTCAATTTCGGTTGTGTGGGTCAAATTAGGAGTGAATCTATTTTTGAAGCCCAATAAAGAAATATGATGTTTGTTGGCTTGAGCCTTGAACCTTGAACCAAAACATCTAAAGCCCAAATCGTGAgttaagaaaaatataaacaGTCTAAACTAATTTACATGGTGTAAATCCATTACAAAGCATTGGAAAGCATATATAGAATGTTTCActtcttaaaaccaaaatcgaatcatttaataaatagttttatttcaaaatcaaaactgaattgattaataaggttgcatttggtagtTATCCAAAAAAACGATTATGATGTTTTTCCATTCTATAGGaataaaaagaaggaacaaaGCATTTGGTGTTTTTTGAAatggaaaggggaaaaaaaaaaaaactagaaatgcaaaatgatggaatgacaaactattgttccatcattttgatTTCGTTCCAGATACAAAATAAGTGAACAATTGGGGTAATCATTCCTGAAATAAGTTCATCaaataccaaattttttttaaaataacatTTTGACTCATAaattaaaaattctatttttgacacgaaacgtagTTTCTGAAACTGAATAATTACTAAAAACGGCAAATGGTTTATTAGTTCCAATCTAGGACGAGGTTAGTGGAAGCACAAGTTACAAGACAAACAGATTTACAggaaatttggggattttgaaTTACAGGACAAAGAGAGTATGGAATTAAtagaaattttccctttttatcaGTTTTTGAAAGCAAATCAGAGTTGATTGGTTCAATGATTTGATAGCAATTGAGCAGTTCAAGCTGGCTAGTGTAGGCCAAAGCCGTAGTTTGATCCTCCTCCACCCACCTGTTGAACTTGGTAGGTTCAGGCTTACACCCTCTTGCTAAAGGAAGgatagaaacattttttttttcctggttagAAAATTCTTGATAGAAACCAATCAATCCATAATAAAGGCCCAATGCCAGGTACCATACGTTTCCCCTTACCCTTTGCCTCCCCATCTATATGCTTACTTATTTTGTCACTGGAAACATCATCACATTTAGTAATCTTCTTGTAGGCCACATCACAAGAAATCGACCAACCATCCAAACTATGTCTCAATTCTGTGTAATCAATTTCACTTTATTATTATGTATggcaaaaggagagagagagagagagagagagagagagaaagagagaggtcaTTGTTGGAGTCACCGGTCTCTGAATGGTCTGGTCCCTGTTGATTGTGTTGATTCCAATGCAGGCAAGCAAGCATTATTAAGAAGgattctactctctctctctctatcctcCCTCTGTTTTTTTACAACAGAAACACATtataccaaaaaagaaagagtgaAACTGTAAATCCAAAATCCAACTCCATCAAAGCTACTGTTCTGTTTCCCAAGTTAATCACAAAGTCCACAACCCCATTCCTCCCTTTCTGTCTCAGCAGACAAAGCTTTACGGCGACCAGAGAATGTGAGTGTGGCTgagtcagagagagagagagagagagagagagagagagagagagagagaggccaagACAGAGaaggggaacaaaaaaaaaaagaaaaaggggaactGAATCACATTGCCGTACATATTACTAATTGGCTGATATTTGCAGAGAAGCTTCTCTCTCTACCAATCAAAACACAttctcccactctctctctcttgacttCTCCTCCTCCGATGTCCTTACTCCACACATCAGAGTCAGTCAGTCTGGAAACTCTGAACTCTAAAGTAGCTACCCCAACTTCTCcttcctcatcttctttatGATCATCATCATGATGTTAAACCCTagttagggttaggtttttggCTTTGCTGGATCGTCTCCACATTCTCGATCCTGGACCGATTAGATGGGGAACTGTTGCAGATCTCCCGCAGCTGTAGCGAGGGAGGATGTGAAGTCGAACTTCTCAGGTCACGATCATGGCCGAAAGGACAGATATGGTGCTGATTCTGGTGCCGGAGGGAAGAAGACTATTACGGTTTTACCTGATACTGCCAAGGAAGCGATCGAGGAGAAGTATGTGGTTGATAGAGAATTGGGTCGGGGTGAGTTCGGAATAACTTACTTGTGCATTGACCGTGATAACAGAGAGCTTTTGGCCTGTAAATCGATTTCGAAGCGGAAGCTTCGGACGGCGGTGGATATCGAGGATGTGAGGCGAGAGGTGGCGATCATGAAGCATTTGCCCAAGAATTCGAGTATTGTGAGCTTGAAGGAGGCGTGTGAGGATGAAAATGCGGTTCATTTGGTGATGGAACTGTGCGAGGGTGGGGAACTGTTTGACCGGATCGTAGCTCGGGGTCACTATACGGAGCGAGCTGCTGCTACTGTCACGAGGACAATTGTGGAGGTTGTTCAGCTCTGTCACAAACACGGGGTGATCCACCGAGACTTGAAGCCCGAGAATTTCCTTTTTGCGAACAAGAAGGAGAATTCGCCATTGAAGGCCATCGATTTTGGGTTATCCATCTTTTTCAAACCAGGTGAGAACGTGAGAGTTCCTACTATATATATAGGAGTTATCTGCCTTCCATTAGCACTTTATTCTCCTTACTTTACATAGCAGCAGAAAGCCAGGTAATTGAATTCACCCTTTTGAACCATTGGATTACCTTGGGCACTTCTGTCATTATAGTGACTAGAAAATGCTTCGTAAGAACTGTAGCTGTAGTTCTATCTACAAAATTTCCAGACATTCATAGGATACGTCTATTGATTCCATAAATTTTCTGGTTTCTGGGTTTGACTTTGAAGTATGAAATGGTGGTGGATTTTATTATCATAATTTTGCATACAATGGTCAATGGTCCCGGGTTCACAAAAGAACAGAGGTTGGCATTAGTCTTATTCATCAGATAATTCAGACCACGAATATATGTGTGTAGTGATTTTTCATTTGGCTTTATTGGTTGACTAATTCCTTATTACTTGATGGGATTGACTTGCATTCCCAAATATAGCATGGAAGGCTACCAATCTGGTCATCAGTCAACTACCTGATCTTATTCAAAAATTTCATGCGCTAAGCTTGgatcctatttcttttttgtttgtatCCTCTTTTGTCTTGGTTAAGTAATGTAAGCCCGCATAAGTCCTAATTTCAAATAGGGAGCTAAAAACCCAACCAACTAATTGACAGCAGACTCTGATTTACGGTTCTGTAAGgcaattagaaacaaaatattaGAAGATAAAGTGGCAGAAATAGGAACTAGATTAGATGAGAAATTCAGTGAACCTTTCTGGTTGATTGAATAGTAGTCAACAGAAGGTTCTGGATAACTAGACAGATTCAGGCTATTTAACGACAGCAATAACTACTCAGCCTTATGgctcttatcccaactaaattgggTCGGCTACGTGGAACCCTGTAGagaaaaaaaacattaataGAACTtgtaaaaggaaaggaacacaACAACAACTCAATAAAAccccacctaaatggggttggctacatggatcctagccctccaatcagTTCTTCCTATGGTCATAATAGGCCTGCTCTTAGCTCTTTAGTTCCTTCAACCTGAATCAAGTCACTTCCTTACTGCTGTATCCTAAGGCCTCCATTGAATATATCCATGCCACCACAAACGACTTTCTTGAAGCTTATCTGAATTGGGGCAACTCTCACCATCagttctaatatgatcattccttactttatctttcctagttttgcggcacatccatctcaacatcttaATCTCTACTACACATAGCTTATTTATATGATAGTTCTTTACTTCCCAACATTCCGTCCCATACATTATATCTGGTCATCAGACTGTCTtaaagaattttcctttaagctttaaattAAAGGAATATGTCGGTCACACAGCATTTcaaatgcacctctccacttcatccatcccactttgaTTCTCCGTGCAAAATAATTCTCTATatctccttctttatttatggttggccttggatatctaaaataatcattttgcagtatctctctctcctcgatATTCACCATTTCGTTATCCAAATACCTGtaagtaaataaaatcaaactagACCCCTATAAAAAAACAATATAAGAGTGCCATATTTTTCCACATACGTGTGTTCAGTCTTGCttgcttttgcttttctttAGCTGCCTTGCCCTCATTCTCCATGTTgctttacaaacttttttcggTTTCGACAAAGGTTGAAATGGAACTAGGTGTGATACTAGGGTCCTACCAAGTTTCACATTTCCATATCATTTTGTTCAAATCCTTTGTATAAATTCCATGGTTTCGATCAAAAATTTCGCGATTTTGGCAAAATTTCAACCATATTTCTGGTTTGGAATCATTTCTCTAGTTTCGACAGCTACGATTCCTAAAAGGGAATTTCCTAGAAAACCTcagttttgtgatttttggtCAAATAACTCCCATGTATTTGTAATGAAGCACACAAAACATTGATGATTATGAAATGGTTAAAGAGctacatatggtctttattgatttagaaaaagcctatgatagAGTTCCTACAAGCTAATTTGGCAAGTTGTAGAGAAGAAAAATGCTTCAAGTAAATACGTGGAcctaattaaagatatgtatcaTGATGTAGTGACTAGCATGAGAAATGGGAGGGGACATGTTAGTGAATTCTTAATAATGGATACATTGGTAGAGGATAGGAGAGGCCATGGAGAGGTTAATGGAGGATACAGAGTTGGGGAGCGGAATGAGGAGGGGACCTCAGTTTTGGACTTTGCTATATCCTATGACCTTTCCATTGTGAACACTTTCTTTGCTAAGAGAGAAGACCATTTGGTTACCTACAAAGTGGGAAAGATATCAGTGAAATCAACTTCTTCCTTACTAGAAGGTCCGATAGATTTTTGTGcaaggattgtaaggttatacctGGAGAAAGCTTAACATCTCAACATAGACTGTTGATCTTGAATATGCGCATCACGGTGTTGAAGCGTAAGCCAAGGAAACCTTTTTGCCCAAAGGTATggtggtggagattgaaaggAGATTCATTGGGGTCTTTTACCGATAAAGTGGTGAAGTAAGGAAAGTGGAATTTTGATGGAGATGCCTACACGATGTGGATTGAGATGACAGATTGCATTAAGAAAGTTGTTAAAGAGGTTCTAGGGATGTCTAAGGGTACTCAGCTAGCCCCTaaagagacttggtggtgggatgaggaaGTCCAGGTAGTCATTAAGTGTGAAAAAGACAATTTTAAGATTTGGAAAAGGACTAGGGAGGTTGAAGATCAAGAGAGGTATAAGGCTGCTAGAAACGAGGCAAGAAAGATTGTGGAGAAAGCACGGGCAAGGAAATATGATGATTTATACAACAATCTGAACActaaggaaggggaaaaagtcATTTATTAGATAGCTAAAATACGGGttaagaagaaaagagattATGATCATGTTCGGTGTATTGAAAGTGATACTCTTGTAAAGGATGAAGATATTAAAAGGAAATGGGATGACTATTTTTTGTTGTCCTACAAAACAGAGATAACTCATGGAGGAGTAATGTGAGTATACATCATAACAGCACACATCATAGATATGTTCAGATAAGAGTGATCAAGGTTAACGAAGCCctgagaaagatgaaagtaggtaaGACAACAGACTCGTATGAGGTACctattgaagtgtggaagagtttgggatTATGTTGGGTTGCCTGGTTGACCTAGTTTTTTAACAAGATTGTAAGCACAAGAAAGATGCCTGATGAGTGGAAGAGAAGTGTTGTAGTCCCAATCTATAAAAATAAAGGCTATATACAGAGTTGCAATAactagaggcataaaacttcaCTCATACTATAAGATTATGGGATAAGGTTATTAAAGTCCGCATTATAAGAGAACCTAGTATCTTGGggaatcaatttggttttattccTGAGAGATCCACGATGGAATCGATTTACCTACTATTATTAACCTACAAGAAGGATCTTTATATGGTCTTCATCGACCTAGAAAAGGCCTACGAAAGAGCCCCTAGAGAGCTAATCTGGCATGCATTGGAAAGGAAAAGGGGTGTCTAGTAAGTATttggacataattaaagacatgtatgagggcATGTTGACTAGTGTGAGAAACTTTGGGAGGTCGTGGTAGTGGGTTCCCAATTGCCAttaggttacatcaaggatctacTTTATGTCCTTATCTATttacacttatcatggatgatttaaccaagaacataGAAATACGTTGATTACACAACAGTCCAAATCCatacttcatccatcctactttaattctgaaagaaacatcatcatctatctcaccttccttgtttaaGATGACTACAAACATCTGAAACAGTCGCTTTGtggaatctctctcctcaaatttcGCCACTTCGATTGCAATCCTTAAgcgactaaagttacacaccatatactccatatttgttctacttatcttaagacctcttgattcaaaggtagatctccataactctaaCTTATGGTTAATCCCTGCCACTGTCTCATCCACTAGAATGATATCATCGGAAAAAAGCGTACACCATGGAACCTCCCTAaagtttaaaggaaaattctacagggcTGTTGTAAGATTGACTATGTTGTATGGGGTGCAGTGTTGACATAGATAAGTTGACTGTAgtatagatgaggatgttaagatggatgtgtagcaaaactaggagagataaAGTGAGAAATGACAGGGTAAGAGATGATTTGGGAGTGGCCCCAATTTAGGACAAGCTTGAAGGATGTCGCTTAAGGTGTTATgcccatgttcaatggaggccttgggATGTTCCAGTATGGAGGACTGGAGGAGTGATCAGATTCAGTTGGAAGGAGCtagaagagctaggggcagacctaaaatgactattgatgagttggtaaggaaaTACATGCAGAGGCTAGGTCTggatcctagtatgacatcaaacagagatgtttggagggcaaagatccatgttgccgaCTGCGTTTATGTGGAATGTCTCAGAGGTGTTGCATTGCTttgtctttcccttttttttttccccttttatctTATACTTTGGTGGATCCATCTAGCTGACCCAATTTAATtcggaaaaggctgagttgttgttactgtaatcatggatgagttgactagagacattcaagatcagaTCCCTTAGTCTATGCTTATTATAGATGATactgttttggtggatgaaacaaatGCTGGGATAAATGCAAAGTTGGATTTATGGAGATCAatattggaatcaaaaggtggttttaagataagtagaacggaAACTgaatatatggtgtgtaactttagtaacAATAGGATTGAGAGTGgagtggtgaaaattgatgatagggagCTACCGCAAAGTGATAACTTTGCATACCTAGGTTCACTCATGAATAGAGAAGGAGAAATAGAGAATGATATTGTCCATAGAAATAGAATAGGGTGGATGAAATGGAAGGGTGCATCTGGAGTGCTGTGTGATCAAAATATCCCTTTAAAACTCAacaggaaaattttatagaacaATTATATGACCAACAATGACGTACGGGGCTGAATGttggcaataaaaaaaaaatgtaaacaaaCTGCATGTggctgaaatgaggatgttgcgtggatgagtggtaaaactaggaaagataaaatGAGGAGTTAATTAATTAGAGCAAACATGGGTGTTACCTTATTCATGATAAGTTGCAAGAAATTAGTctgaggtggcatggacatgtaCAACAAAGGCCTTCAAATGATTTAGTTCAAAGGAGTGCTTTATTTCAAattaaaggagctaaaagagctagaggtaAGCCTAGAATAACCATATAAGAACTGGTAGGAAGGACATGTATAGCTTAGGACTGGAATCTTGTATGGTTTGAATAGAGTGGACTGAAGGAATAGGATACAtctagctgaccccatttagttgggataaggttgagtgaGTGTGGGTGtggttttttatttgtttatttatttatttattttttatgaaatagtTTTAAATTCTATATTTATTCATCCTTGAttcatattttagttgttttaattgaattatgtgTGTTCTAGTTTTGTGTATAATAGGTTAGATTAGAGAAAGTATACATCATCGTACAACATACACTACCAACctccaaactaccattttgagGGTGCTTTTACAAACTTAGGGTTCCACTATGTTTCCCAGAAGTTTCGGGacctaatttggccatttgggcCTGGAAACCAACAATCGAAATCTACAGCTGAAACTTACCAGGTTTGGGTTGAAATTTCTCAGTTTTGCAAAAGGGAGTGAGTGCCCACACAAGCTTCACTAAACAAGAATCTTATTTCTCAGAAAAACACTGTTCATATATGGGGTTCTACATCTCCTTCTATAAGACCATTAATGTAAGAAAGTAGAAACTCAAGAATTTAGAAATTCTTACTACTCTTTGACTGTTCGAAAATAGAAAGTCCTCAACTCTTTAACTTGACCATATGGCTGCTTTAAAGTGGATGAGCAATCTAACCTAAAGATTCTCTTCTTAAACAAACCTTGAATTACCAAAAATGCCCCAAAaacttaaaaatcaaaataagtaGCTGATTTCTGTACTTGCATGGGCACTTTAAAGGGCCCTAAAATGAATTAACAGACATTGAAGCCTGATCTGCACTTCTTGGGCCTCACAAATATGGTTTGGGTGTCCACAATGGTTTGTAGTTGCTAAGCCAACTGATGGCTGTTGCATCATGCAGTGTGCTTATTGTAACTGTATGCATAGCGCAAAATGCATGTGAGAACTCAAAATTGTAGGTCTGATTCATTAATCCTCAGAAATATCTTATGTGCAATCAAAGCTAGTACTTTTTGtccaagaaaggaaaggaaagttaTTTTTGTGGATTTTCTCACTGCTCTGCAAGGTTTGAAATGCCAATATTCTTCTAGTTCTTTTTAAATAGGAGTCAATTGAAATAGGAGACATTACAAAACTAGCAATGGGGTTCTAGCCTCTAGGTAACCtaatgatttagggtttagaaacCCAAAGGAATTTCCAGAATTGGCGGGGATTAGTAAGAGGGCCAGAATCGGAGATTTGTTATATCTCAAGAAAGAAAAGTCAGATGGCCTTGCTAATGGGTATAGATAACAAGAGGTGTgcccggtgcacgaggctcccactactatGGGGTttgaggagggtcataatgtacacagccttacccctgctttgcagagaggctgtttcccgactcGAACCTGCAATCACTAGGTAGCAATGGAGAAACCTTACCATTATGCCAAGGTCTTCCTCAATTGGTATAGATAACAAACCAGTATAATTTGAGAGAAATCTGACAACCAGATTCCAAGATATGAAGTGGTCTCAAAAGTAGCAGGTTACTAAAACCGGtcagaaaatagaaaccgaTAGTAGGAATTGACAAACTAAACCAGAATATGATTAAGACAGCAAACAGAGATTAAGTAGCTAACAGAAACCAATAAACAGAATTAG
Coding sequences:
- the LOC122071279 gene encoding B3 domain-containing protein At5g26805-like yields the protein MAMKRKRGEKKRGREEEGDDDPLKLKLGNDPWTVKKKLTKSDLNGLSRVILPGDQVKKNVLPHLNSQELHDVEWSNGGHKVWVEDLDEGSLHLLSFKTWKSNGSYKLGLNWISEFVKKRKLRNGDMIGMFWDDSTRGFCFSVLKRSPQPPPDPSLCKFARKYLCLSPRTPLP